The region ATTTGAGGCTATCTGCTTCAACTCTCCGATTCTGTGTTTATCCCGGGAGCTATTGTGAAGAAGCTCTGCCAGGGCGGAAAAGCGGATGATGAATTTCTGGAGGGCTTTCAAGGATATCAAGGTGGCCTTGTAGTACTGGTATTTTTTAATACCCTTAGCACCCATTGTATCGGTTTTCCCCAGCAGCTCTTCTACATGCCGGATGTACCAATCCAGACCTTTCTCCAGAACCTTGGGGAAATGGGCGGCGATGTGGGCATCACCGGAAGTCAGATTCCCTTCGGCCCTGATGATTCCGGTTTCATGAATGGCCAGAAGGTCATCGGTCATCAGGGATCTACCCTTGTCCAGAGTCGTTGATCCCTTCCAGAAGCTGCAGATCTCAAGCAGTTCCGTCTTTGTCATGTCATCAGGGAAAAAGCAGTCGGATGGTCTTTTTTCAAAGTCATCCAATTCTTTGATGATCCATTCTACAGCATACTCCGGGAAAATCGGAGCCGCATAAATCCGGGAGGAGTGGTTTCCCACAATCAACTCTTCCGGTTCAATGCGGATGGTCATCTTCTCCAGGGTCTCTTTCAGGGCGAAGGCCCTCTTCATGATGACCGGTTTGTCTTTATGCATTTTATAGGCTTCCGTATAAAACCGGGCCCTTTCGGTACATATGGTGGGTAGGGAGGATAATATTCTGTCTCTGTAGGCATTGATTCTTTCGGTCATAATGCGCCTCCTATGGTGGCATTCCATCCTCTGGACTCGGCCATCTGGATATAAGGGTGGACTTCTTCGATATCCATAGAATGCAATGGCAAAGAATAGGGGAGTCCCAGGGCTTCGTGTTTTCCGGCTCCCAGAGGGTGATAGGGCATAAAGTCAATGGCCTTCACACTCTTTAATCCTGATACAATATCCAGTATGGATTCTATGGCTTTCCCTTCATGGTTAAAACCATAGATAATGGGAACCCGGATACGAATCGGGACTTCTCGGCTGTCCAGTTTTTTCAGGTTCTCCAGGATCAGATTCAAGTCTCCTCCCGTATGTTCTTTAAAAATAACAGGGTCCCCATGTTTGAGATCACAAAGGAACTCATCTATATAAGGCAGGACCAATTCTATATTTTTCCAGGGGATATGGAGGCAGGTTTCAACAGCTGTCATCAGGCCCTGATTTTTTAATAATTCAGCCGTTTCTTTACAGAGTCCGGGCTGAGAGAGGGGTTCACCTCCGGAAAAAGTCACACCTCCGCCGGAGGCTGAATAAAAGGGCTTGTCCTTTAAGACTTCCCGGGCAATTTCTCCAGGTGTCATCGATTCTCCCGAGACCGTGATAGTTCCGCTGGGGCATAGGGTTTTAAGGGCTTCGACTGACTCCAGAGCCACCAGGTTTGTCCCTTGTTGTCTCAGATCGCCGCAGTCTCCGCAGGAGATGCATCCGCTGTTTCCGATCATAAACTGAGGTTCGTATTTTTTTCCCTCCGGATTGGCGCACCAGGGGCAGTTCAGGGGACAGCCTTTGAAGAAGACGGTTGTTCTGAGACCTGTGCCGTCATGCAGAGAAAAACCCTGAATATTAAAAACAAACCCCATAGCCCCCCCCATCCTGTAATTCTATCAATTTTATCATCGAAAGTCAAAGAACTTTCTATCGAAAGTAAATAATCCCTGAAAATTCCTTAAATTCTCTCAATATAGCTTTCAATTGATGATTTACAGGGGTATTCAGGGAGACCTATAATAAGAGTCATGATTGAAAGACACGAAGAAATATTGAATCTTGTCAGTGAAGGGAAAGAGATCTCAGTCCAGGAGCTCTCGGACCAGCTGGCGGTATCCCTTGTCACGATTCGAAGTGATCTGAGGGTTCTGGAAGAAAATGGTCTTCTTGTCAGGACGAGAGGGGGTGCCGAACTCTCCTCTGAAGATGATATTGCCCGCCGGATGGGCATCAATTACAGCATCAAGCAGAAGATTGCCTCCAAGGCTGTGAGTTTTATCAATGAAGGGGATACGATCTTCCTGGAAGCCGGTTCCTGCATTGCTCTTATGGCCAGGGAGTTGAAAGTCTTCAGCAGCCTCAATGTCTTGACCAATAATGCCTTTGTCGCCAGGCAGATGAAGGATGCTCCGGGTGTCAAGGTTATCCTTCTGGGGGGTGAATTTCAAAAGGACAGTGAAACCATGGTGGGACCCATGATAAGGGAGTATCTCTCCTATTATAACTTCAGCAAAGTTTTTTTGGGGATGGATGGTTTTACCCTGGACCAGGGCGCCATGTGCCGGGATCTGGACCGGGCGGAGGTCATGGCGGAGTTTGTTGCCGCCGGGGAGGATGTCTTTATCCTCTCTGATTCATCTAAATTCGGCATGAAAGGAATTCGAGTCTTTGCAGAGATTCGGGATATTGACCGG is a window of Oceanispirochaeta sp. DNA encoding:
- a CDS encoding glycyl-radical enzyme activating protein; protein product: MGFVFNIQGFSLHDGTGLRTTVFFKGCPLNCPWCANPEGKKYEPQFMIGNSGCISCGDCGDLRQQGTNLVALESVEALKTLCPSGTITVSGESMTPGEIAREVLKDKPFYSASGGGVTFSGGEPLSQPGLCKETAELLKNQGLMTAVETCLHIPWKNIELVLPYIDEFLCDLKHGDPVIFKEHTGGDLNLILENLKKLDSREVPIRIRVPIIYGFNHEGKAIESILDIVSGLKSVKAIDFMPYHPLGAGKHEALGLPYSLPLHSMDIEEVHPYIQMAESRGWNATIGGAL
- a CDS encoding DeoR/GlpR family DNA-binding transcription regulator — translated: MIERHEEILNLVSEGKEISVQELSDQLAVSLVTIRSDLRVLEENGLLVRTRGGAELSSEDDIARRMGINYSIKQKIASKAVSFINEGDTIFLEAGSCIALMARELKVFSSLNVLTNNAFVARQMKDAPGVKVILLGGEFQKDSETMVGPMIREYLSYYNFSKVFLGMDGFTLDQGAMCRDLDRAEVMAEFVAAGEDVFILSDSSKFGMKGIRVFAEIRDIDRIITDSHISETMKDSLSHMNVSVYCVS